From Thalassovita sp.:
TCTTACCGCTGGGGAGTTTACCGATGCCGTCGAGGAGTTCTTTGCCCGGATTGAACTGACCGAGGCTGAGCGGGACGTCACCTGGCTGATGCTGAAAGGCATGTCGACCAGTGAGATTGCTGCGCTGAGGGAAACCAAACAGGGCACGGTCAAGGCGCAATCCACCGCGATCTATCGCAAGGCCGGGGTCAGCGGCAAATCCCAGCTATTTTCGCAGCTGGTCGAAGAACTGTTGATGTAACGCTGTCGCGCGCTCAGGTATCTGCGATGAACGCCAGCGTTTTGCGCGCCAGTTCCGGGCCGACATCCTCTTGCAGGAAATGCCCCGCATTAGGGAACAGGACATGCGGCTGCCCCGCCGCGCCCGGCATCAGTTTCTGAAACACCCCATCGATCCCTGCCATCACCTTATCCTCAGCGCCAAAGGCGGTCAGCACCGGCAGATCCAACCCTTTCAGCACCTGCCAGGCATCGCGGTTGGGCTGGGCGGCGGGATCCTCGGGGTTGTCCGGCACCAACATGGGAAACTGCCGCGCGCCGGCCAGATAGGATTCATCAGGAAAGGGTGCGTTATAAGCGGCGACCTCTGCCTCGGTCAGTTTGCTGATGGTGCCACCATAGACGATCCGGCCCGCATTGAACGGATCTGCGGCCTGCGAATAGGCGCGCCAGCTTTTGAACGCCTCACTCATCGGCTGATCCCCGGTTGGCAGGGCCGTATTGGCCACCACCAGCCGGGCAAAACGATCCGGCATCATCGCCAGCAGCCTGAGCCCCAGCAGACCGCCCCAGTCCTGACAGATCAATGTGATCCCCTGCAGATCCATCTGCACCAGCCAATCGGCCAGCCAGTCGACATGGGATTGATAACTATAATCGCTGC
This genomic window contains:
- a CDS encoding haloalkane dehalogenase, whose translation is MKFLRTEDNRFEGLQDYDFAPQYLTVGQGAAALRMHYVDEGPRQAAPVLMLHGEPTWSYLYRHMIPLFSAAGHRAVAPDLIGFGRSDKPTQRSDYSYQSHVDWLADWLVQMDLQGITLICQDWGGLLGLRLLAMMPDRFARLVVANTALPTGDQPMSEAFKSWRAYSQAADPFNAGRIVYGGTISKLTEAEVAAYNAPFPDESYLAGARQFPMLVPDNPEDPAAQPNRDAWQVLKGLDLPVLTAFGAEDKVMAGIDGVFQKLMPGAAGQPHVLFPNAGHFLQEDVGPELARKTLAFIADT